A window of the Zerene cesonia ecotype Mississippi chromosome 12, Zerene_cesonia_1.1, whole genome shotgun sequence genome harbors these coding sequences:
- the LOC119830857 gene encoding uncharacterized protein LOC119830857 isoform X2 encodes MLETAMPCFECNCHYCDCFLYVQDQHEVQCKSYWTENAYEKEAILDAGALGDIPAVYRVPKPAPHQMPVIGVYIDPRVRTGFRYKIRPMQTLDAQPLSVKPRYLFDGKALTLQSIGRGFARRLTFEPQGSTLNENTNFFWTDSRPEGFVFEIEAVSVGDKFTIYDANHEPQGILEVVQQQKNQLEVDQQIFEDGSIEKKVKINTLCKVEWYENDGATKLVPVTGIAILKKSRGNAAVTRVVNVAVGIKQLKKGYELKPGIKSSSRRITVNGSDIKDIPCQYSVVGLERYELPVIGTYIDPRIVPGFHYRVRPAHSRRHLFEGRSLLLQSIGLGYGKRITFKPDSLNAPDNYFWSDSHPEGLGMEPRAIHPNMKFTITGNGGLLLGEAIVFRADLPQVEEKTEYVEVPGQRGKAVEKYIQVNVTCHVKLATTGGGSVDSEVHLMKVSGVALVRKDPGQSVAKLVKVYNVGLDSQLNLLFAHSQTELTFHPMP; translated from the exons ATGCTGGAAACGGCTATGCCATGCTTCGAATGTAATTGTCATTATTGCgactgttttttatatgttcaG gaTCAACATGAAGTACAATGCAAGAGTTATTGGACCGAAAATGCCTACGAAAAGGAAGCTATCCTTGACGCCGGTGCACTCGGAGATATTCCTGCTGTATATCGCGTACCCAAGCCTGCTCCTCACCAGATGCCAGTTATCGGAGTTTACATCGACCCCCGAGTCAGAACTGGCTTCAGATACAAAATTAGACCCATGCAG ACTTTGGACGCGCAACCTCTATCAGTGAAGCCAAGATACTTATTTGATGGGAAGGCCTTAACTCTCCAATCAATTGGGCGCGGATTCGCTCGACGCCTGACATTTGAACCCCAAGGTTCAACACTCAATGAAAACACCAATTTCTTCTGGACTGACTCACGCCCTGAAGGATTTGTGTTTGAGATAGAAGCAGTATCTGTTGGGGACAAATTCACTATTTATGACGCTAACCACGAACCTCAGGGAATTTTGGAAGTCGTTCAACAGCAG AAAAACCAATTAGAAGTAGATCAACAGATCTTCGAAGATGGGTCTATCGAgaagaaagtaaaaattaatacactaTGTAAAGTGGAATGGTATGAAAATGACGGTGCTACAAAATTAGTGCCGGTCACTGGAATTGCTATTTTGAAAAAGAGCCGTGGAAATGCGGCGGTGACAAGAGTTGTCAATGTTGCCGTTGGAATCAAACAGCTCAAGAAGGGATATGAACTGAAACCCGGCATTAAATCATCATCACGCAGAATTACCGTCAATGGATCTGATATTAAAGATATTCCTTGCCAATACTCCGTTGTTGGACTTGAGAGATACGAGCTTCCTGTTATTG GAACATACATCGATCCCCGCATTGTCCCTGGATTCCATTACCGTGTACGTCCAGCTCACAGCCGTCGTCATCTATTCGAAGGACGCAGTTTATTGTTGCAGTCCATTGGTTTAGGATATGGAAAACGTATCACCTTCAAGCCTGATTCGCTCAACGCTCCCGATAACTACTTCTGGTCTGACTCTCATCCCGAAGGACTTGGAATGGAGCCGCGAGCTATTCATCCCAACATGAAATTCACAATTACAGGAAACGGG gGCCTTTTGCTGGGTGAAGCAATCGTGTTCCGTGCTGATTTGCCTCAAGTAGAAGAAAAGACTGAATATGTGGAGGTGCCAGGGCAGCGCGGAAAGGCAGTTGAGAAGTACATCCAAGTGAATGTTACATGCCACGTTAAATTGGCAACTACCGGTGGTGGCTCCGTCGACTCCGAAGTTCACTTAATGAAAGTGTCTGGCGTAGCTCTAGTACGCAAGGACCCAGGTCAAAGCGTCGCTAAGCTCGTGAAGGTCTACAACGTCGGCCTGGACTCGCAACTCAACCTGCTCTTCGCACACTCACAGACCGAGCTCACATTCCACCCCATGCCTTAA